The Limnospira fusiformis SAG 85.79 genomic interval CGAACCCGTAGCTGGTTCTCTGTTGTACGGCAACAACATCATCTCTGGTGCGGTTGTTCCTTCTTCCAATGCGATCGGTCTGCACTTCTATCCCATTTGGGAAGCAGCCAGCTTGGATGAGTGGCTCTACAACGGTGGCCCTTACCAGTTGGTAATTTTCCACTTCCTGGTCGGTGTATTTTGCTACATGGGTCGTGAGTGGGAACTGTCCTACCGCTTGGGAATGCGTCCTTGGATCTGCGTGGCTTACAGCGCACCTGTTGCCGCTGCTAGTGCAGTATTCTTGATCTACCCCATCGGACAAGGTTCTTTCTCCGACGGTATGCCTCTGGGTATCTCCGGAACTTTCAACTTCATGTTGGTGTTCCAAGCAGAACACAACATCCTGATGCACCCCTTCCATATGTTGGGAGTTGCTGGTGTATTCGGTGGTGCTCTGTTCTCCGCGATGCACGGTTCTTTGGTAACTTCTTCCTTGGTGCGTGAAACCACCGAAATCGAATCTCAAAACTACGGTTACAAATTCGGTCAAGAAGAAGAAACTTACAACATTGTGGCAGCTCACGGTTACTTCGGTCGCCTGATCTTCCAATATGCTTCTTTCAACAACAGCCGTTCCTTGCACTTCTTCTTGGGTGCTTGGCCGGTAATCGGCATCTGGTTCACCGCTTTAGGTGTATCCACCATGGCCTTCAACCTGAACGGTTTCAACTTCAACCAGTCCGTAATGGACTCCAGCGGTCGGGTAGTTAACACCTGGGCTGATGTCATCAACCGCGCTAACCTGGGTATGGAAGTAATGCACGAGCGCAACGCTCACAACTTCCCCTTAGATTTAGCTTCTGCTGAGTCTGAGCCTGTAGCTTTGGTTGCACCTCAAATCGGCTAATTGATAGCTTGAATTAAATAGAGCGCCTCCCAGTCGGGGGGCGCTTTTTGTTTGTTTAAGTCTCTGAGGAATTATCACGGACGGGGTGAGGGAGTCCTCCTGTTTGTAGAGATTGACTTAAACCCCACAGAATATCGACTAATTCGGCTCCGATTTTACCGGAAGAAATTGGACAGGGTTGATTGGCTTTAACACATTGAAAAAAGCGATCGCATACTTGTTTTAAAGGTTCCCCAGGTTCGACCTGTAAAACTTCCCGACTTTGACCTGCTCCTTTCCAGCCACCATTGACAGGCTCTAAATAGCCGCGTTGTAGAGTTAAAGGAGACTCGGAGGATAATTCATCAAAAATCAATGTTCCTTGGCTTCCGACGACTGCTAAACGGCGCTGTTTGTCAGGATTTAACCAGCATAGATGTAGGAAAACTCGAAAGTTATCGGGGTAAGTGAGGGTAGCTACTACTAAATCAGATAAACCTGGTTTACTATCGGGAAAGGCTGGGGAATTATCCTCGGTTTGCAAAAGACGATCGCCTTGTAGCCAGACAGTTCCGGTGGCTTGTACGGCTACAGGTTTTTGACCCAACCAGGTATTAAAGATAGCAATATCATGAATCGCTAAATCCCAAAGAGCATCAACATCTTGTCGGACAGGTTCTAGGTGAGTGCGGGTAGCATAGCCGTAGCGTAGTTGACCTAAGACACCTTGAGCAAGGACTTGTTTACCCTGGTTAACTACTGGATGGAATAGATAGGTATGATCGACAAATAATTGTCGATTTTGCTGTTGAGCCAGTTCCCAAAGTTCCCAAGATTTAGCGGGGTTTATGGTTAAAGGTTTTTCGGCTAAGACATGATAGCCACGTTGTAGCGCGACTGAAATTAAGTCATAATGAGTGCAGGCGGGAGTAGCGATCGCCACAGCTTGTAGTCCCGGAACTTCCAGAGCCGCCAACCCATGCTCAAACATTTGTTCAGGGTTGAGTGTAAATCGTTCTCCCACAGCTTTTAACTGTTCGGAATTACTATCAGCTACTGCTATTAACTCAAACCCAGAATGATTTTGAAAGTTTCGGAGCAAGTGGACACCCCAGCGTCCTGTACCGAGAACTGCTATTTTAATCGGGTCATTCATTATCTGTTTGTCCTCCATTTTTGGCTACTGATAAAAAAGCCACACGAGCCGCCGCCTGTTCAGCAGCCTTAATAGTTCTACCTGTTCCTGTACCTAATTGTTCTCCCCTCAGCCACACGGAAGCGGTAAACCGCGCTTCATCACCAGCATAACCTGTTTCATTAACTTTATATTGGGGCAAAATTTTATAGCAACTTTGAGTCCATTCTTGGAGAGCAGCCTTATAATTTTGGCGAGCCGGATCATTAAAAATATCAGTAGCTCGCTCTAGCAGGTGCTGATCTAACCAAGGACGAATTAACTCTAGGGTATTGGTACTGAGATAAAGTGCAGCCAAAACAGCCTCAAAACAATCTGCTAAACGAGATTCTTCTCCCAGGCGATCGCGGGTAGCACTTCCTCCCACGAGCAAATATCTTCCCAAACCATAGCTATTAGAAATTTCCGCCAGAATGCGATCGCTCACCAAAATAGATCGCACCGCCGCAAACTCTCCCACGGGTGCATTAGGATAGGTTTCTAACAAAAGTTCTGAAGCCACCAGACGCACCACGGAATCACCAACAAATTCCAGTTGTTCATAATTATCCTGAGTGGAAACACTGGGATGAGTTAGTGCCAAATCAAGTAATTGCCATGCAATCTTCTGTTGAGTAGATAATCCCAAGCGTTCAATTAACTTTTCTAACTGATTTTGTCTTTGTGGATGACTAACTCGGTTAAACTTTTGCAACTTTAATGACCTCAAATTTAACTTTTATGGTATCTACCATCTGTGGATTTAACCATAATTATAACATAATATATCGAGGATATACTAGGTTAATTATGATTAAATTGCCGCAGATATGTGGGCATTCAATTATGGGGAAGTATCAGCAAAAAGCCCCTTATTTTAGCATATATATTGAGAGTTTGACAATTTCTGCTGTCCACACTGGTCAGGTTCACGGTTGACTTTTCTCTGCCCAAATCACTATAGAATTGAGGTTAACTGTAGTTATTGAGATCACCATGCGTATTGCTCACAACATCACAGAATTGATTGGTCGTACCCCTTTGGTACAACTGAATCGAATTCCTCAAGCTGAAGGCTGTTTAGCTCAAATTGTGGTTAAACTCGAAGGGATGAACCCGACAGCCTCAGTTAAAGATC includes:
- the psbA gene encoding photosystem II q(b) protein, yielding MTTTIQQRESANAWERFCSWVTSTNNRLYVGWFGVLMIPTLLTATICYIIAFIAAPPVDIDGIREPVAGSLLYGNNIISGAVVPSSNAIGLHFYPIWEAASLDEWLYNGGPYQLVIFHFLVGVFCYMGREWELSYRLGMRPWICVAYSAPVAAASAVFLIYPIGQGSFSDGMPLGISGTFNFMLVFQAEHNILMHPFHMLGVAGVFGGALFSAMHGSLVTSSLVRETTEIESQNYGYKFGQEEETYNIVAAHGYFGRLIFQYASFNNSRSLHFFLGAWPVIGIWFTALGVSTMAFNLNGFNFNQSVMDSSGRVVNTWADVINRANLGMEVMHERNAHNFPLDLASAESEPVALVAPQIG
- a CDS encoding Gfo/Idh/MocA family protein — translated: MNDPIKIAVLGTGRWGVHLLRNFQNHSGFELIAVADSNSEQLKAVGERFTLNPEQMFEHGLAALEVPGLQAVAIATPACTHYDLISVALQRGYHVLAEKPLTINPAKSWELWELAQQQNRQLFVDHTYLFHPVVNQGKQVLAQGVLGQLRYGYATRTHLEPVRQDVDALWDLAIHDIAIFNTWLGQKPVAVQATGTVWLQGDRLLQTEDNSPAFPDSKPGLSDLVVATLTYPDNFRVFLHLCWLNPDKQRRLAVVGSQGTLIFDELSSESPLTLQRGYLEPVNGGWKGAGQSREVLQVEPGEPLKQVCDRFFQCVKANQPCPISSGKIGAELVDILWGLSQSLQTGGLPHPVRDNSSET
- the rnc gene encoding ribonuclease III — encoded protein: MQKFNRVSHPQRQNQLEKLIERLGLSTQQKIAWQLLDLALTHPSVSTQDNYEQLEFVGDSVVRLVASELLLETYPNAPVGEFAAVRSILVSDRILAEISNSYGLGRYLLVGGSATRDRLGEESRLADCFEAVLAALYLSTNTLELIRPWLDQHLLERATDIFNDPARQNYKAALQEWTQSCYKILPQYKVNETGYAGDEARFTASVWLRGEQLGTGTGRTIKAAEQAAARVAFLSVAKNGGQTDNE